Proteins found in one Mixophyes fleayi isolate aMixFle1 chromosome 8, aMixFle1.hap1, whole genome shotgun sequence genomic segment:
- the DMRTB1 gene encoding doublesex- and mab-3-related transcription factor B1 codes for MSAAAGDSSARSRPPRTPKCSRCRNHGLVVPVRGHSGHCGWKLCTCPKCSLITERHKILAAHKLLRRPGNQAASPEGGGGDAGAPEITESTGLLHPRAVHTGHPMFPSECVPSMDYFERETTRMYLGCPPMYHYPTFPIGLPPPGFRGAAIPPPGIPLRGFRPCHPLQDGGGDFRQGYYPPIPSFMPPGYLSGIHYMPPTVPMNISVMAEPIRKLSGQSSAENQSVRIVSERSETPSKEPST; via the exons ATGTCGGCCGCGGCTGGTGACTCCTCTGCACGGTCCCGACCCCCCCGCACCCCCAAATGTTCCCGGTGCCGCAACCACGGGCTGGTGGTGCCCGTGCGGGGTCACTCGGGCCACTGCGGGTGGAAACTCTGCACCTGCCCCAAGTGCTCCCTGATCACCGAGAGACACAAGATCCTGGCCGCCCACAAGCTGCTCCGCAGGCCGGGGAACCAGGCGGCCTCCCCCGAGGGCGGAGGAGGAGATGCTGGGGCACCGGAGATCACCGAGAGCACCGGGTTGCTCCACCCCAGGGCTGTGCACACCG gaCACCCCATGTTTCCCTCAGAATGTGTGCCAAGCATGGATTATTTTGAAAGAGAGACCACACGGATGTATCTTGGCTGCCCACCTATGTATCACTACCCGACGTTCCCCATAGGCTTGCCTCCACCAGGGTTTAGAGGGGCAGCAATTCCTCCCCCTGGTATTCCATTAAGAGGCTTCCGGCCGTGCCACCCA CTTCaagatggaggaggagatttTCGTCAGGGTTATTACCCTCCAATACCTTCATTCATGCCACCTGGTTATCTGTCCGGAATACATTACATGCCCCCTACTGTGCCTATGAACATCAGTGTGATGGCAGAGCCCATAAGAAAACTGTCCG GTCAAAGTTCGGCAGAGAACCAGAGTGTTAGGATTGTGTCAGAGAGAAGTGAGACACCAAGCAAGGAGCCAAGCACCTAG